In the genome of Nycticebus coucang isolate mNycCou1 chromosome 12, mNycCou1.pri, whole genome shotgun sequence, one region contains:
- the AQP2 gene encoding aquaporin-2, which produces MWELRSIAFSRAVFAEFLATLLFVFFGLGSALNWPSVLPSVLQIAMAFGLGIGTLVQALGHVSGAHINPAVTVACLVGCHVSFLRAAFYVAAQLLGAVAGAALLHEITPADIRGDLAVNALSNNTTAGQAVTVELFLTLQLVLCIFASTDERRGDNLGTPALSIGFSVALGHLLGIHYTGCSMNPARSLAPAVITGKFDDHWVFWIGPLVGAVLGSLLYNYVLFPPAKSLSERLAVLKGLEPDTDWEEREVRRRQSVELHSPQSLPRGSKA; this is translated from the exons ATGTGGGAGCTCCGGTCCATAGCCTTCTCCAGGGCTGTGTTCGCGGAGTTCCTGGCCACACTCCTCTTCGTCTTCTTTGGCCTCGGCTCGGCCCTCAACTGGCCGTCGGTCCTGCCCTCTGTGCTGCAGATCGCCATGGCCTTCGGCCTTGGGATCGGCACCCTGGTGCAGGCTCTGGGCCACGTCAGTGGGGCCCACATCAACCCTGCTGTGACTGTGGCTTGCCTGGTGGGCTGCCATGTCTCCTTTCTCCGAGCTGCCTTCTATGTGGCTGCCCAGCTACTGGGGGCTGTGGCAGGGGCTGCTCTACTCCATGAGATCACGCCGGCAGACATCCGCGGAGACCTGGCTGTCAATGCT ctCAGCAACAACACGACCGCTGGCCAGGCTGTGACTGTGGAGCTCTTCCTGACCCTGCAGCTGGTGCTCTGCATCTTTGCTTCCACTGACGAACGCCGTGGAGACAACCTGGGCACCCCTGCCCTCTCCATCGGCTTCTCTGTGGCCCTGGGCCACCTCCTTGGG ATCCACTACACTGGCTGTTCCATGAATCCTGCCCGCTCCCTGGCTCCAGCTGTCATCACTGGCAAGTTTGATGACCACTGG GTCTTCTGGATCGGACCCCTGGTCGGCGCCGTCTTGGGATCGCTCCTGTACAACTACGTGCTGTTCCCCCCAGCCAAGAGCTTGTCGGAGCGCTTGGCCGTGCTGAAGGGCCTGGAGCCCGACACCGACTGGGAGGAGCGCGAGGTGCGGCGGCGGCAGTCGGTGGAGCTGCACTCGCCGCAGAGCCTGCCGCGGGGCAGCAAGGCCTGA